Proteins encoded together in one Thalassotalea crassostreae window:
- a CDS encoding MATE family efflux transporter: protein MNTKTTGSKLPPSIWSLAWPTTIANLLLASVGFIQIVMSTKYGSDATAAMTVSQRIFFLLQSALFGLSAGASAIIARHFGANEQHKAGQAFQSAMLISFIISLLLATLCFIYAEHFTHWFGMDEKTEQMAISFIKWICLFSPIYSLNIIIAGSLRASGDAMHPLLLAIMSSFGNAFGCYAFSTGSFGAPNLGVEGLIIGGVLGSIISLLFYICMWHKNRLILPFPEQSSYRKKTQVLLRIGMPSAVEQTIIQIGFLVFTIAVASYGVEVLAAYGLGLNVLTLLLITSLAFSMSGAVVVGQYLGRKEPEKAYQQGWAAWRICVAFMTFFGLIFFIFNHQIAAMLTTEEIVQSHTALFLVIIAFSMPLIATDFTIGGAIRGAGDTTYPLKVSLITLLLVRIILPFVFIYLQLSFLSLFILTAVDFLIKAVFMVRYFRNRKWQTTTF, encoded by the coding sequence ATGAATACGAAAACCACAGGCTCTAAACTGCCGCCATCAATTTGGAGTCTAGCCTGGCCTACAACGATAGCCAATTTGCTGCTTGCCTCGGTCGGCTTTATTCAAATTGTTATGTCGACCAAATATGGTAGCGATGCTACCGCTGCGATGACGGTCAGTCAGAGGATTTTCTTTTTACTTCAATCAGCTCTATTTGGTTTATCTGCAGGTGCCTCAGCGATTATTGCCCGACATTTCGGTGCCAACGAGCAACACAAAGCAGGTCAAGCTTTTCAAAGTGCAATGTTAATCAGTTTTATTATTTCGCTGCTGTTGGCGACCTTATGTTTTATTTACGCTGAGCACTTTACTCATTGGTTCGGTATGGATGAAAAAACCGAGCAAATGGCAATTTCATTTATTAAATGGATTTGTCTCTTTAGCCCAATTTACTCATTAAACATTATTATTGCCGGTTCATTGCGCGCCAGTGGTGATGCTATGCACCCTTTACTGTTAGCGATAATGAGTAGTTTTGGTAATGCCTTCGGTTGCTATGCTTTTAGTACTGGTAGCTTTGGTGCACCAAACTTAGGTGTTGAAGGGTTAATTATTGGTGGTGTTTTAGGCTCAATCATATCGTTGCTCTTCTATATCTGTATGTGGCACAAAAATCGTTTAATCCTTCCATTTCCTGAGCAAAGTTCATATCGTAAAAAGACTCAAGTATTGCTGCGCATTGGCATGCCAAGTGCTGTAGAACAAACCATCATTCAAATTGGTTTTTTAGTCTTTACCATCGCCGTCGCTAGCTACGGCGTTGAAGTGCTAGCCGCTTATGGACTTGGCTTGAATGTTCTAACACTGTTATTGATCACTTCACTGGCATTTTCTATGTCAGGTGCTGTTGTTGTTGGTCAATATTTAGGTCGTAAAGAACCTGAGAAAGCTTATCAACAAGGTTGGGCAGCATGGCGAATTTGTGTGGCATTTATGACATTTTTTGGCTTGATATTTTTTATCTTTAATCATCAAATCGCAGCCATGTTGACCACTGAAGAGATAGTGCAGAGCCATACCGCCTTATTTCTTGTCATTATCGCATTTTCGATGCCATTAATAGCCACAGACTTTACCATTGGCGGTGCCATTCGGGGTGCTGGTGATACTACCTATCCTCTTAAAGTATCTTTAATAACACTACTACTAGTACGAATAATTTTGCCTTTTGTGTTTATTTATCTACAGCTGTCATTTTTATCTTTATTTATCTTAACCGCCGTTGATTTTCTTATTAAAGCGGTATTTATGGTGCGCTATTTTAGAAACCGTAAATGGCAAACAACGACTTTCTAA
- a CDS encoding carboxylesterase/lipase family protein: MPEYSYLKLPHHNIKGLKNNTLKFLGINYGCSVEHTKRWQPSKLKPFTQEHATSFGAIAMQSQENNSLLIAKEDQFQQSEDCLSLNIYIPNELNHENEKLPVMVWIHGGGFQIGSGSMALYNGEHLAESANVIVVSINYRLGALGFLRLCDISDGAIPSTGNEGLTDQITALKWVQQNISHFGGDKNNVTVFGESAGAMSIACLLASPYTKGLIHKAILESGAAHTYSSIDKANEVAKEFINSATELGFAVTDLSNASIDDLLRIQQHFLGRAEIYQKFGILPFTPVIDGDLLPLEPHVAIEQGSAKNISILSGSNTDEWTLFAAMLNQNTQSNDALNKALSYLMDSDLVKPCLSLIDKQLAQRHQHKSPQTRLNEAFTEYWFTQPCHRLLNNHALAGGTAFRYKLGRKTVIKKLGCTHVTDIGFVFGNVIENFHGNSPRVIELSNQMQSCWANFAHYSTPATNTVDWPKYHPDSEYQFLYFDHEHNWTAQADKESLDFWQQISDQQLASF; encoded by the coding sequence ATGCCTGAATATAGTTATCTAAAACTGCCCCACCACAACATTAAAGGATTAAAAAACAATACCTTAAAGTTTCTCGGCATCAACTATGGATGCTCTGTAGAGCACACTAAACGTTGGCAACCTTCTAAGCTAAAACCATTTACACAAGAACACGCGACATCATTTGGCGCAATTGCGATGCAAAGCCAAGAAAATAATTCATTGTTAATCGCCAAGGAAGATCAATTTCAACAAAGTGAAGATTGCCTTAGCCTAAATATTTATATTCCTAATGAATTGAACCATGAAAATGAAAAGCTACCGGTAATGGTTTGGATTCATGGCGGTGGCTTTCAAATTGGCAGTGGGTCGATGGCTTTATATAACGGCGAACACTTAGCTGAAAGTGCAAATGTAATTGTTGTTAGTATTAATTATCGACTTGGGGCTCTCGGCTTTCTCCGCCTTTGTGATATCAGCGATGGTGCAATACCGTCTACTGGTAATGAAGGATTAACAGACCAAATTACGGCCTTAAAATGGGTACAACAAAACATCTCTCATTTTGGTGGGGATAAAAACAATGTAACCGTTTTTGGTGAATCTGCTGGCGCAATGAGTATTGCATGCTTATTAGCTTCACCATATACCAAAGGGTTAATTCATAAAGCTATTTTAGAAAGCGGTGCTGCTCATACCTACTCTTCTATCGATAAAGCTAATGAGGTCGCCAAAGAATTTATCAACAGCGCAACTGAATTAGGTTTCGCTGTTACCGATCTGAGTAACGCTTCAATAGACGACTTACTGCGTATACAACAACACTTCTTAGGTCGTGCTGAGATCTATCAAAAATTTGGAATTTTGCCTTTTACCCCGGTGATTGACGGTGATTTATTGCCGTTAGAACCCCATGTTGCAATCGAACAAGGTAGTGCAAAAAACATCAGTATATTATCAGGTTCGAATACCGATGAGTGGACGTTATTTGCTGCAATGCTAAATCAAAACACCCAATCTAATGATGCATTAAATAAGGCATTGTCCTATCTAATGGATAGTGATTTAGTAAAACCTTGTTTATCTCTTATCGATAAGCAATTAGCCCAACGCCATCAGCATAAATCACCACAAACGAGGCTAAATGAGGCCTTTACTGAATATTGGTTTACTCAACCCTGTCATAGACTGTTAAATAATCACGCTCTCGCGGGCGGAACAGCCTTTAGATATAAGCTGGGTCGTAAAACTGTGATTAAAAAGCTTGGTTGTACTCATGTCACCGATATTGGTTTTGTTTTCGGCAATGTTATTGAAAATTTCCATGGTAATTCGCCACGAGTAATTGAATTATCAAATCAAATGCAATCCTGCTGGGCCAATTTCGCTCATTATTCAACGCCCGCGACCAATACAGTTGACTGGCCTAAATATCATCCAGACAGTGAATATCAGTTCTTATACTTTGATCATGAACACAATTGGACAGCACAAGCAGATAAAGAATCGTTGGATTTTTGGCAACAAATAAGTGACCAACAATTGGCCTCATTTTAA
- a CDS encoding TonB-dependent receptor yields the protein MRENKTNALRFKLSPLACAMIVTGFSSAAYAQQESVEQADAGIEVIEVTSTKRSTTLMETGQAVSAFNSDAMEDLGIDDAQGLVQYSPSLVITSNRVSIRGVGRPTTSLGSDPGVGIYTDGVYNTENGVFSYCNFCDVDRIEVLRGPQGTLYGRNAVGGAINFISTAPQKDFGGYINLEAGNDGYLLTQGQVTGGLGDIFSAIVTVSKKERDALQENLAEGVADLDNEDRTYYSATLQADWSENWTSSLRYINTDRSENPSPGYLTDEYPTDYINIGLANLPGMYPNSVALNHLSGYTLENPAVADESKTNVDTAGHLSSETERFIFTNTISFGDIDVKYIYGNYTLDYDSLADGDVSNAAYGGIDLSMMLAETTGAFIPGGPFYLPNPATGAPITLASDMTTSIMQEVDTNSHELQFISNFDGNLNFIAGLYYYNSEESQYNDFVEHGFGLMQGDAIQAYYGGAIDTGMFLTGAPGIAPMSIYQFNAALLGGAPFKAEGDTGGYLYSTQNELETTSTAVYGQVEYQMNDELTLTAGLRYSEDEKEGSDDVFTYLFVPQNQREVKDDWSKVTWRLQADWQVDQDTLFYGYVATGYRSGGFNLGAANTDQPDLVDPEELTAFEVGYKKSLFDNRANLSLAAYFYDYTDLQVQSDKLEAGVITSSFDNAAEASITGLEAELQFLLTDDLIINAMYSYNKSEYDEFTAIDSIACAFYGECEIQDLSGNQLNMAPETKASIAATQHFELNDMGAIALTASYSYVGEQYSREFNRDDFDKVDSYDSIDARLAWTSPEEAFVVAAFVKNAADERNVLRYSSPSTQTRMQASELSDPITYGVQLRYSFY from the coding sequence ATGAGAGAAAATAAAACTAATGCATTAAGGTTTAAACTGTCGCCTTTGGCCTGCGCTATGATCGTTACTGGATTCAGCAGCGCTGCTTATGCGCAACAAGAATCTGTAGAACAAGCAGACGCTGGCATAGAGGTTATTGAAGTCACGTCAACTAAACGTTCAACAACGCTAATGGAAACAGGTCAAGCCGTTAGTGCTTTCAATTCTGATGCGATGGAAGACTTAGGTATCGATGATGCGCAAGGGTTAGTGCAATACTCACCTTCTTTAGTTATCACCTCGAACCGAGTATCTATTCGTGGTGTAGGTCGTCCAACAACTTCTCTTGGTTCAGATCCTGGTGTTGGTATTTATACTGATGGTGTTTATAACACTGAAAATGGTGTATTTAGCTACTGTAATTTCTGTGATGTTGATCGCATTGAGGTACTTCGTGGTCCTCAAGGCACGCTATATGGTCGTAATGCTGTTGGTGGTGCAATTAACTTTATTAGTACAGCACCACAAAAAGACTTTGGCGGCTATATTAATTTAGAAGCTGGTAACGATGGTTACTTGTTAACTCAAGGTCAAGTGACTGGTGGCTTAGGTGATATTTTTTCCGCTATTGTTACTGTCTCTAAAAAAGAACGTGATGCCCTACAAGAAAATTTAGCCGAAGGTGTTGCTGATTTAGATAATGAAGATCGCACCTACTACTCTGCAACGTTGCAAGCAGACTGGAGTGAAAACTGGACCAGTTCATTACGTTACATCAATACTGATCGCAGTGAAAACCCTTCACCGGGATACTTAACAGACGAATACCCTACAGACTATATTAATATCGGTCTTGCTAACTTGCCTGGTATGTACCCTAATTCGGTTGCCTTAAACCATTTATCTGGCTATACCTTAGAAAACCCAGCAGTTGCCGATGAAAGTAAAACAAATGTCGATACTGCGGGTCACTTAAGCTCAGAAACCGAACGTTTTATTTTTACTAATACCATCTCTTTTGGTGATATCGATGTGAAATACATATACGGTAATTACACTCTAGATTACGATTCATTAGCTGATGGTGATGTTTCTAATGCTGCTTATGGTGGCATAGACTTGTCAATGATGTTGGCGGAAACAACGGGTGCATTTATTCCTGGTGGACCGTTCTATTTACCAAACCCTGCAACAGGCGCACCAATCACGCTGGCGTCAGATATGACGACAAGTATTATGCAAGAAGTTGATACCAATTCACATGAACTACAATTCATTTCGAACTTTGATGGAAATCTTAACTTTATCGCCGGTCTTTATTATTACAATAGTGAGGAGAGCCAATACAATGACTTCGTTGAACATGGCTTTGGCTTAATGCAGGGTGATGCTATCCAAGCATACTACGGCGGCGCGATTGATACCGGTATGTTTTTAACCGGAGCCCCTGGTATTGCACCTATGAGTATTTACCAATTTAATGCGGCATTGTTAGGTGGTGCACCATTTAAAGCGGAAGGCGATACGGGTGGTTACTTGTATTCAACTCAAAATGAATTAGAAACAACATCAACGGCAGTATATGGTCAAGTTGAATATCAAATGAATGATGAATTAACGTTGACAGCAGGTTTACGTTATTCAGAAGATGAGAAAGAAGGCTCAGATGATGTATTCACTTACCTTTTTGTGCCACAAAATCAACGTGAAGTTAAAGATGACTGGAGTAAAGTAACTTGGCGCTTACAAGCAGATTGGCAGGTTGACCAAGATACATTGTTTTATGGTTATGTTGCCACGGGTTATCGTTCAGGTGGTTTTAACTTAGGTGCAGCCAACACTGACCAACCTGACTTGGTTGATCCAGAAGAGCTTACAGCGTTTGAAGTAGGTTATAAGAAATCATTATTTGATAATCGTGCGAACCTTTCACTAGCGGCATATTTTTATGATTACACTGACTTACAAGTGCAGTCGGATAAACTTGAAGCAGGTGTTATTACATCATCATTTGATAATGCAGCCGAAGCATCAATAACAGGTCTAGAAGCGGAGTTACAGTTCTTATTAACTGATGATCTAATTATCAATGCTATGTATTCATACAACAAATCTGAATACGATGAATTCACAGCAATCGATTCAATTGCTTGTGCATTTTATGGTGAATGTGAGATCCAAGATTTATCTGGTAATCAGTTAAATATGGCTCCTGAAACTAAAGCCAGCATCGCTGCTACTCAACATTTTGAATTAAATGACATGGGTGCTATCGCATTAACTGCAAGCTACTCATATGTTGGTGAGCAATATTCTCGCGAATTTAATCGTGATGATTTTGACAAAGTTGACAGTTATGACAGCATTGATGCACGTTTAGCTTGGACTTCACCGGAGGAAGCGTTTGTGGTTGCTGCGTTTGTTAAAAATGCGGCTGATGAGCGTAATGTTCTTCGTTACAGTTCGCCATCTACGCAAACTCGTATGCAAGCTTCTGAATTGTCAGATCCGATTACTTACGGTGTGCAATTGCGTTATAGCTTTTACTAA
- a CDS encoding MFS transporter: MLKLTFLTKVSYGIGQMSQGVKDTAFQSFVVFYFSQVLGMPAVMAGFAALIALIVDAVTDPLMGDISDNWQSKWGRRHPFMIAAVIPFPLALYMLFSPPEGLNQDSLFLWLLGWSIVVRVMLTLFNVPHNALGAELSSDYQERTKIVSYRTFLGYVGGIALSVIALNTFFKVSEQNPYGMLNPAGYSDLGLLAAVIAFVAMIICIVGTKNVIPFLPKPAKSEKKVDFKRSFKAFFEALKLAPFRAVFTVQVLSMIAGGAGTTFLLYTGSYFFALSTAEISVLTLTIVVGLIPATIIAPVLSKKIDKMPSLVWCLLLATLVSFSPIILRLFNIMPENGSALIMPILFSTYVVGYSLFIAGGIVIGSMLADVADLHETNTGKRQEGLFFAANSFAQKAAYGVGALIAGIGLDVIAFPKQVAPSMVSADDLFNLGLIAGPLPMAIYLIAVFFATKYDLNKDKHTQICAVLSEQRAK, encoded by the coding sequence ATGCTTAAATTAACGTTTTTAACAAAGGTGTCTTATGGCATCGGCCAGATGTCACAGGGCGTCAAAGATACTGCGTTCCAGTCCTTTGTCGTATTCTACTTTAGCCAAGTGTTAGGCATGCCTGCTGTCATGGCCGGATTTGCTGCGTTAATTGCGTTAATTGTCGATGCTGTCACCGATCCGTTAATGGGTGATATTTCCGATAATTGGCAATCAAAATGGGGTCGTAGACATCCATTTATGATTGCCGCAGTTATTCCTTTTCCATTAGCTCTGTATATGCTTTTCTCGCCGCCAGAAGGATTAAATCAAGATAGCTTGTTTTTATGGTTATTAGGCTGGTCTATCGTGGTTCGAGTGATGCTGACATTATTTAACGTGCCTCACAATGCGCTGGGAGCAGAGCTTAGTAGTGATTATCAAGAGCGAACTAAAATTGTTAGTTATCGAACCTTCTTAGGATATGTCGGCGGTATTGCGCTTTCCGTTATTGCCCTTAATACCTTCTTTAAGGTATCGGAACAAAATCCGTATGGCATGCTCAATCCTGCTGGTTATTCAGATCTTGGCTTACTCGCCGCGGTTATTGCTTTTGTTGCCATGATTATATGTATAGTTGGTACTAAAAATGTCATTCCATTTTTACCTAAACCAGCTAAAAGTGAGAAGAAAGTAGACTTTAAGCGAAGCTTTAAAGCTTTTTTCGAAGCATTAAAATTAGCGCCTTTCAGAGCTGTTTTTACTGTCCAAGTATTAAGTATGATTGCTGGCGGTGCTGGTACAACATTTCTCCTCTATACCGGTAGTTACTTCTTCGCATTATCAACGGCGGAAATTTCAGTGCTTACCTTAACGATTGTCGTCGGTCTAATTCCGGCAACGATAATTGCCCCTGTATTATCGAAAAAAATCGACAAAATGCCAAGTTTAGTATGGTGTTTACTACTTGCTACATTAGTTAGTTTTAGCCCAATCATTCTGCGTTTATTCAATATCATGCCAGAAAATGGTTCAGCACTAATTATGCCAATATTGTTTTCGACTTATGTTGTTGGATACAGCCTATTTATTGCCGGTGGCATTGTTATCGGCTCGATGTTAGCAGACGTTGCTGATTTGCATGAAACCAACACAGGTAAGCGTCAAGAAGGTCTTTTCTTTGCCGCAAATTCATTTGCACAAAAAGCAGCTTATGGTGTCGGCGCATTAATAGCTGGCATTGGCTTGGACGTTATCGCTTTTCCAAAGCAAGTCGCTCCATCGATGGTAAGTGCTGATGATCTTTTTAATTTAGGTCTAATTGCTGGTCCATTGCCAATGGCAATTTACTTAATCGCAGTATTCTTTGCCACTAAATATGATTTAAACAAAGACAAGCATACACAGATATGTGCTGTGTTAAGTGAACAAAGAGCTAAATAA